The Candidatus Neomarinimicrobiota bacterium genome contains the following window.
ATGCGGGTACTGGTGGATCGACTTTTTGCCACAGAAAACCCATTCTATTGCCCACATGGCCGCCCAATCATCATAAATCTGAGCATAGATGAATTGGATAAACGTTTCGAGCGCCATTAACCCGAAGCCAAAGCCATCACATTGGTCTCCCTGATATGCTATTGAACAGTGGATCATTTTAAACTAATTAGATGAAACCCCTTCAAATCCATAATCAAACTCTGGATAATCCTGAACACGATTATCTGATCTTAGCCGGCCCCACAGCTGTTGGAAAAACAGCTACTGTCATGAGTCTGGCTGAGAAGCATCATATTGAAATTGTCAGTGGTGATTCCAGGCAGATATATAAATTTATGGATATTGGTACTGCCACACCTGAAAGGGAATTACTCAAGCAGCTACCTCATCATCTGGTAAATGAACTCACTCCTGATGTGGTCTGGAATGCCGCTGATTTTTATCGGAGAGCTCGTAAACTTATTATTGAAATATTGGATAGAGGTCACATGCCGGTAGTGGTTGGAGGCGCAGGAATGTACCTGGATGCTCTGCGTTTTGGGCTCTTTGAAGAACAACATAAGGATCCCCAGATACGGCAGAAATATCAATCCAAAGTTGAGGCTGGCGAAGCGGAGCAGCTTTGGACTGAATTAATGGAGCTGGATTCAGAATATGCTGGGACTTTCCATTTTAATAATCTTAAAAAGCTCATGCGCGCTTATGAGATCTATGAGTCCTCAGGCATGATACCCTCCAAAGCTTTCTCTACTAGTTCAGATCCCTTTGCAAAACAGGCTACGCTTGTGGTGCTGGACCGAGATCGAAAAATTTTGTATGAGCGGATAAATGAAAGAGTATTGAGCATGCTGAAAAATGGGCTTATTGACGAATGCCAGGCGCTACTGAATCGTGGATACCACCCCGATCTTTATCCAATGAAGACCATTGGATATAAGGAGGTCTATGCGTTTTTAGCTGGTGATACGGATGAAGCTGGCATGATTGACGCCATCCAGCAAAACACGCGAAATTTTGCAAAGCGTCAACTCACCTGGTTTAGAAACCATCACTTTGACTATTGGATTGATCTAGGCAACCACTCTGGAGCTTGAGCTTCTTAAAACCTCTGTGGTTTAGCTCATAAACCTGTACACTTCGAGAACCTCAGTGTCCAGCCTAAACCATAAATACATCAAAGACTTCGTTTCCTGATTATTTGCGATTAGACAAGCAGTGATTATCTTTGTCCAATTCAAAAGTAGTACTCATGCGGTATTTATCCCTTCTGGTTCCCAGGGCAGAATGAAAACACAGGTTTAAATCAGTACAGATTGATAAGTTTGGGGGAAGCACAATTTCCAAAGTTTATCCAGATAGTATTACAAAGAATTATACAAAAATCACAATTCCAGGGCACTCTATCTGGCTGAGTATTTTGTTACTCTTCGGATCCGGTTTATCTCAGGATATTAGATTTGATCAAATATCGGTTAATGAAGGCTTGTCACACGTAAGCGTGTGGAACATTTATCAGGATAGTTACGGATTTATGTGGTTCGGGACCGCGGCCGGACTGAATAAATATGATGGATATAACGTAACTGTCTATAAACACGATCCGGAAGATTATACCACCCTTAGCAGTAATTTCATCTCGGTTGTTTTTGAGGATAAATCCGGCATTCTATGGATCGGTACAGGCGGTGGGGGTCTTAACAAATACAACCGCGAATATGACTCTTTCTCACAATATTTGTACGATCCTAAGGATAATAAAAGTATAAGTAGTAATAGTATATTCTCAATTTATGAGGATAGGGAGCAAATTCTTTGGATCGGGGTAGAGAATGGAGTTCTAAACAAGTTTGATCGTAAAGAAGAAAAATTCACACGCTTCGAAGTTGATAATTCAAATATTGGTTTATCCATCTACAATTTCATTAATTCAATATGTGAGGATAAAACCGGTAATTTATGGATCGGGACCAACCTTACTGGATTAAAGAAGTTTGACACCAAACAAGAAAAATTTATTCACTATAAACACAATCCTGAAGATGTTAATAGCCTGAGTGATAACAGTGTATGGTCCCTGCAGGTTGATAGAGCGGGTGATCTATGGATTGGTACAAAAACAGGCGGTCTGAATCGATTTAATCATGAAAGCAATTCATTTAGACTCTTTAGGCACCATTCAGATGACTCAATCAGCATAAGTGATGATGCGGTTCTTGCGATACTCGAGGACAAATCAGGAATACTTTGGTTAGGAACGGAGCATGGAGGTTTGAATAGATATAATCCCAAAAATGATGCATTTGCAGTGTATAGAAACGAATCTACCAATCCCTTTAGCATACAGGATAATACAATTTGGTCACTTTTTGAGGATAGATTTGGCGTTATATGGATAGGCACGCAATTCGCAGGAATAAATAAATTTGACAGAGAAAAAAAGGGGTTTCTCCATTTCAATTCAGAACCTGGAAATCCTAATTCATTAAGCAGTAATGCTATGGGACCCATTATTGAAGACAGAATGGGAGAAGCATGGATTGGTACATACTACGGATTGAACAATTATGATCCCGTCAGTAAAATGTTCACCCGCTATTTCCATCAACCGAATGATCCTTTTAGTCTAAGTTCTAGTAGTGTAACATCAATTCATGAAGATAATTCAGGAACTCTTTGGATTGGAACTTTCGACGGCGGACTGAACTGGTATAATCGAGAGTTAGACAATTTCTCACATTATTCAAACGATCCCAACGATTCTACAAGTATTTCTGGTACTAGTATTACCTCAATTTTAGAAGATTCATACGGGCAACTATGGGTAGGGGGTAGCTTTGGCTTGGACCGGCTGGATAAAAAAACGGGGAGCTTTACCCATTGTCTCAACAACCAAGCCGTCTGGAGAATTTATGAAGATCGTGAGAATGAGCTCTGGATTAGTACGGGTCGTATTTACAAATTTGATAGAGATTTGGATTCTTTCCAGGAATACCTTTATGGGTCAGAAGAGAATAATCAATTCTCCAATCATACCGTTTTAACTATTGGGGCGTCAAAAAAAGAATCGGGGATACTGTGGCTGGGAACAAGTAACGGGATAATACGGCTTGATAAAAATAAGAATAAATCTAAGCATTACTCAAAGAAGAACAGCGAATTACTTTGTGGTGACGTATATGGTCTCGTAGAGGATAAGCAGGGAAATCTTTGGCTGAGTACAAATACGGGAATTATTTACTTCGATCCC
Protein-coding sequences here:
- the miaA gene encoding tRNA (adenosine(37)-N6)-dimethylallyltransferase MiaA, whose product is MKPLQIHNQTLDNPEHDYLILAGPTAVGKTATVMSLAEKHHIEIVSGDSRQIYKFMDIGTATPERELLKQLPHHLVNELTPDVVWNAADFYRRARKLIIEILDRGHMPVVVGGAGMYLDALRFGLFEEQHKDPQIRQKYQSKVEAGEAEQLWTELMELDSEYAGTFHFNNLKKLMRAYEIYESSGMIPSKAFSTSSDPFAKQATLVVLDRDRKILYERINERVLSMLKNGLIDECQALLNRGYHPDLYPMKTIGYKEVYAFLAGDTDEAGMIDAIQQNTRNFAKRQLTWFRNHHFDYWIDLGNHSGA